CAAGCCGGTGGCGACGACTGAAACTCTCAGCCGCCCCTCAAGCGCATCATTGAATGTTGCGCCGACGACGATATTGGCGTCGTCGTCGACTTCTTCCCGAACACGCGTTGCCGCTTCGTCGACGTCAAAAAGGGTCATGTCCGGTCCGCCGGAAATCGAGACGAGAAGCCCTTTCGCTCCCGGGACGGACGCTTCATCGAACAGCGGATTGGCAATTGCTGCCTCGGCGGCATACCGGGCGCGGGCGTCTCCGGTTGCCTCGCCCGTGCCCATGACCGCTCGGCCCATGTCACGCATGACTGACCTCACATCCGCGAAATCGAGATTGATCAATCCTTCCTTGACGATCAGATCGATGACGGAACTGACCCCGGCATGCAGCACATGATCCGCCATTTCGAATGCATCCGCGAAGGTCGTCTTCGCATCGGCAACCCGGAACAGGTTCTGATTGGGGATGACGATCACCGTGTCCGCGCATTCGCTGAGACGCTCGATCCCCTGCCGCGCCGTTCGCATTCGCTGCGTACCTTCGAATGTGAAGGGCATGGTGACGACACCGACTGTCAGTATGCCTGCCTTGCGCGCAGCACGGGCGATAACGGGTGCGGCACCTGTTCCGGTTCCGCCGCCCATGCCCGCTGTCACGAAACACATATGGGTTCCGTCGAGGTGGTCCATGATCTCGTCAATCGACTCTTCGGCTGCTGCCTGTCCAATATCAGCCAGTGATCCGGCGCCCAGTCCCTCCGTGACCGTTGGGCCAAGCTGGATAAGCCTCGGCGCTTTTGACATGGACAAAGCCTGGGCATCGGTGTTCGCAACGATAAACTCCGCACCCTCCAGATCCTGCGCGATCATGTTGTTGACAGCATTGCCGCCGCCACCGCCGACGCCGATGACGGCAATCCTTGGCTTGAGGAGCGTTATGCCGGGCGGTGAAACGACAGTCGTTGATTGCATAGCGGGAGCGTCCTGGTGGAGACTTTGTTCAAAGGGGACCATGTGAGGGTAGTCATCTCAGGGCGTGTGACTGCCTCTCTTCGGCCAGCGTCGAAACACGGCGCTGGCATTGACCCCACCGAAGCCGAAGCCGTTGGATATCGCATATTCAACATCGAGGGGTCGGGCATCGTTTGCGACAAAGTCGATGCCATTGGCCTCGAGGTCCGGTGAACTGAGATTCAGGGTCGGTGGCGCGATCTGGTGCTGGAGCGCCAGGATCGTGAAAATAGCCTCAAGGCCGCCGGCGGCGCCCAGCAGGTGCCCCGTCGCCGACTTCGTCCCGCTGACAGCGATCGACTTCTTTTGGCCGAACAGGCTCTTGATCGCTCTGAGCTCTCCGAGATCTCCAACCGGGGTCGATGTCGCATGCGCGTTTAGATGGCCGATTTCGTGCGGCGCGATACCCGCCTGGGCGATGGCGATCTGCATTGCCCTGCGGGCGCCGCTTCCATCTTCCGGACCGGACGTAATATGATGGGCGTCGGCCGTCGTTCCGTATCCGACGAGTTCTGCTATCGGCGTCGCACCACGAGCAAGAGCGTGGCTTAATGCTTCGATGACGAGGATGCCTGCGCCTTCACCCATAACGAAGCCGTCGCGCGCGGTGTCGAAAGGGCGTGACGCCTTGGCCGGGGTCTCGTTAAAACCTGTCGATAGTGATCTTGCCGCAGCGAAACCGCCGAGGCTGACGATGTTCATACAGGCCTCAGTGCCACCGCAAACCGCAATGTCGGCTTCGTTCGACTTGATGAGCCTTGCTGCATCGCCAATCGCCTGAACGCCGGCGGCGCATGCCGTCACCGGCGCTCCCAGGGGGCCTCTAAAGCCATGCCGGATAGAGACTTGTCCGGCAGCGAGATTGACGAGAAAGGATGGAATGGTGAAGGGCGAAAGTCGGCGGACGCCGCGTTGGTCGACGGTGCGCACCGCCTCCGTTATCGCGGGAAAGCCACCGATGCCCGATGCGATGATTGTCGCCGTTCTCAGTTTTTCTTCTTCGGAAGCTGGCTTCCAGTTCGCCTGTGCCAGAGCCTCTTCCGCCGCTGCCAGCGCAAAGATGATGAAGCGGTCGACCTTACGTTGATCCTTCGGGGGCAGGGTCCTGTCAGGATCGAAGCCGCCTTCAGGATCTTCGGCCAGGGAAGGAACCACGCCTCCGATCTTGGAAGGCAAATCCCCGACGATGTCATCACCCAGTCGCCGGATTCCGCTTTTGCCTGCAAGCAGTCGGGACCAGGAGATATCGACATTTGCACCAAGGGGGCTGACCGCTCCCATTCCCGTGACAACGACACGACGCATTTGTTTTCCACCTGTTTACGATCAAAGAATTGGCATGCCTTCGGCGTCCGACCGAATGACGGGTCGTGAACTTGTGACATGCGGTTCGTACTATTCTATTCTGATAGGCGTGCGGCTTCTGCTGAGCTATGCCAGCTATCGGCAACGAATATCCAAGAACTGTCTGTTAGAGCAATTCCGGTGAACACCGGTTCACCGGAATTGCTCTAACTCTTTGTTTTTGCGCATTTCCGGACGCAAAACCGAGCACACTTTTGCTGGAAATGCTCTAGTCGCTACCATCGCGGCCAGCTATGCGCCGGACCTCGCTCGCTGCCGCATCGAGTACACCCGTCGACAGCGCTTCATCCTCGATGATCCGGGACAGCGTCACCGCACCGACCATCATGGACAATATTGCCATGGCCTTTTCGCTTCGAGCTATATCGTCACCCTCTCCGATGAGTTCTTCGAGCACCTCGAAATGCGCTCGGATACCATCTTCAAATGGGCGCCGAACTTCGGCAGTTTGACGCGCAGCGTCGGAGCCGAGAGCCACAAGGGGGCATCCTTCTGCCTTCTCGCCACTATGATCTTTGGAAAGGTAGAAGCGGATGATCGACTCCAGGGGATCTGACGTGTCCGCCGCGGCATCAGACCACCTCCTGGTGGCGCTCTCAAGAGCACGGCGCGATGCGAGCGCGGCAAGATCGTCCTTCGATGCGAACTGCTTGTAGAATCCACCCTGGGTGAGGCCTGCACCCTTCATCAGGTCTTTCAGGCCGATCCCGTCGAAACCATGCTCTCGAAACAACCGGCTGGCGACGTTGATCACCCTCTCCCGGTTTTCTTCTGCCTGTACGCGGCTCACTCTCATGTGGACCTCCAATTAGATTTCATTTGACATCTATATGCTTTTTAGAGTTAAGATGCAATCTAATATTTTTGAACAGGCCGTCAAGAAGGGGCGATGAAATGAAACGGAAACTTGTTGTCACTGCAGCAGCAGTGCTGGCGCTGGCCGCAGGCGGAGCCGCAGCGCTGCTGCTTCCGGCGCAGGCACCCGAGGCAAAGGCTGCCGATCCCCGGACCTTGGCCCCGCTGGTCAACCTGGCGACGGCGAGGCTTCCTGGCAATTCCAGCAGCAGCTTTACCGGAACCGTTGGTGCCCGGGTCCAGAGTAATCTCGGTTTCCGCGTTCCCGGCAAGATCGTTGAACGTTTTGTCGATGTCGGGAAGCAGGTAAGCGCCGGACAGCCTTTGATGAGGCTTGACGAGACTGATCTTCGCCTTGCTCTGACCGCCAAGCGAAACGCTGTCATTGCAGCACAGGCGACGTTTGTCCAAGCGAAAGCCGATGAGAAACGCTTTGCCGTGTTGGTGAAGACTTCCGCCGCCTCGACGCAGCAATATGAGCGATCAAAGGCCCTGCTGGATACGGCGACGGCACAGTTGGCCGCTGCTCAAGCCGAGGCGAATGTTGCCGAAAACGAAGCTAGATATACGGTTCTTGTTGCCGATGCAGATGGAACCATTGTCGAGACACTCGGTGAACCGGGTCAGGTGGTAACCGCAGGGCAACCGGTCGTCCGGCTCGCGAAGTCAGGTCCGCGCGAAGCGATTGTCTGGCTTCCCGAAACCATGCGTCCCGACATTGGAGTTCAGGCTTCGGCATCAGTTTATGGCAGAAACGATGCGGAAAAGGCCGAGCTGCGCCAGATCTCCGATTCTGCCGATCAGCAGACCCGAACCTATGAAACACGCTGGGTGCTTGAAGGGGAGGCTGCAAATGCGCCTCTGGGGGCGACCGTCACCATCGAAATCGAGAACAGGGATGCGCAGGATCATGCCGAACTGCCGATAGGCGCTCTGTTGGATGACGGGACGCGCACTGGCGTCTGGGTGATCGATCAGCAATCGTCCGTCGTGAAGTTTCGTGATGTGAACGTAGAGCGGGTGGGCGAAGAGAATGTAATCGTGACCAACGTCAAGCCGGGAGAGGAGGTCGTTGCGCTTGGCGCACATCTTCTGAAGGATGGAGCGCAAGTTCGCACCAGCGTTGCGACAAAAGAGGCGGCAAACTGATGAACCTCAATCTGTCCGCCCTTGCGGTTCGCGAACGCGCCGTCACGCTGTTCTTCATCGTCCTTCTGTCGCTTGCCGGCGCCTATGCCTTCGTCAAGCTCGGCCGCGCTGAAGACCCCTCCTTTACCATCAAGACATTGACGGTCACGACTGTCTGGCCGGGCGCAACCGCACGCGAGATGCAGGATCTCGTTGCCGAGCCGCTGGAGAAGCGCATTCAGGAATTGGCCTGGTACGACCGTGTCGAGACGACGACGCGCCCCGGCTTTGCCTATCTTACCGTCACGCTCAAGGATAATACGCCGCCAAGCGCCGTCGCCGAAGAATTTTATCAGGCGCGCAAGAAGCTCGGCGATGAAGCCAGAAACCTGCCGCAGGGCGTTCTGGGACCATTCGTGAACGACGAATATTCCGACGTCAGCTTCGGCCTTTACGCTCTCAAGGCGCAGGGCATGCCGATGCGTGATCTCGTCCGGGAAGCCGAAAAGATCAGGCAGGACATGCTTCATGTTCCCGGCGTAAAGAAAATCAATATTCTGGGCGAGCAGCCTGAACAGATATTCGTCGAGTTCTCCTATCAGAAACTCGCCACGCTCGGGATTTCTCCCCAGGATATTGCCGCGGCCCTTCAACGGCGCAATACCGTTACGCCCGCTGGCTCGATAGACACGCAGGGTCCGCAGGTCTTCATCCGTCTCGACGGCGCCTATGACAGCGTTCAGTCCATAGCCGATACTCCCATCGTCGCTTCCGGTCGCGCGTTGAAACTTTCCGACATTGCGGAGGTGCGCCGGGGCTATCAGGATCCCACCGGTTACATCATCAGGCACGATGGAGAACCGGCCATCATGCTCGGTGTCGTCATGCAGCAGGGTTGGAATGGGTTGGAACTCGGCAAGGCGCTGGAAGAGCGCTCCAGCCAGATCGCACAATCGCTGCCACTCGGCATCACGTTGACGAAGGTGAGCGATCAGGCGGTCAATATCGATGCCGCCGTCGGCGAGTTCATGGTGAAGTTTGCCATGGCTCTGGGCGTCGTGCTGTTTGTTAGCCTCGTGGCGCTTGGCTGGCGGGTTGGCATCGTCGTGGCGCTTGCCGTGCCGCTGACGCTTGCGGTTGTCTTCATCATCATGCTGGAAACGGGGCGCTTCTTCGACCGTATCACGCTTGGCGCATTGATCCTGGCACTGGGTCTGCTGGTGGATGACGCGATCATCGCGATTGAAGTGATGGTCGTGAAGATGGAAGAGGGCATGGATCGTATCAGGGCAGCAGCTTACGCCTGGAGCCATACGGCAGCGCCGATGCTGTCCGGCACGCTCGTCACGATCATCGGCCTGATGCCCGTTGGCTTTGCAAGCTCTGCCGCGGGCGAGTATGCCGGCAACATCTTCTGGATCGTCGGTTTCGCTCTGATCGTATCCTGGTTCGTGGCGGTGATCTTTACGCCCTATCTCGGCGTAAAACTGTTGCCCGATATCAAACCGGTGGAAGGCGGGCATCACGCAATTTACGATACGCCGAATTACAGACGTCTACGCGGTGCGATCGAATTCACCGTCAAGCACAAGTTCCTGACCTGCACCATTGTCGGCGTCGTCATGGCGCTCTCGGTCGTCGGCATGGGTGCGGTGAAGCAGCAGTTCTTCCCGACATCGGACCGCCCGGAGGTTCTTGTCGAAGTCCGCTTGCCTGAAGGCACGAGCATCGAAACGACGACAGCCACGGTCAAGAAGCTCGAGGCCTGGCTGAAACAGCAACCGGAAACGAAGATCGCCACCAGCTACATCGGTCAGGGTGCGCCCCGCTTCTTCTTCGCCATGTCGCCCGAACTGCCCGATTCTGCCTTCGCGAAGATCGTCGTATTGACGTCTGACGCGCATGAGCGCGAGACTTTGAAGCTGCGTCTGCGGGAAGCGGTTGCGCAAGGACTGGCACCTGAAGCATTCGTACGTGTGACGCAACTCGTCTTCGGCCCTTACACGCCGTTTCCGGTCGAGTTCCGCATCATGGGGCCGGATCCGGACAAGTTGTATAAAATCTCCGAGCAGGCGCTTGCTCTCATGAATACGGTGCCGGATGTCAGAAGCGCCAACCGTGACTGGGGCAACCGCACACCTGTGGTCAGGTTCGTTCCTGATCAGGATCGGCTGAACCTTATTGGCATGTCGTCTGCCGAGGCTGCCCAGCAAATACAGCTATTGCTAAGCGGCGTGCCGGTTACGCAAGTCCGGGAGAACATCCGAAACGTTCCTGTCGTGGCCAGAAGTGCGGGTGAAATCCGCCTCGATCCTGCAAGGCTCGCTGATTTCTCGCTCGTGACGAGAGACGGCCGTGCAATCCCCCTCGATCAGATCGGCCACACGGAGGTGCGCTTCGAAGAGCCGATCCTCAAGCGCCGTGATAGAACGCCTGTGGTGACAGTAAGGTCTGACATTAACGAGGCGACACAGCCGCCGGAGGTTTCGCAACAGGTGATGACCGCTCTTCAGCCACTCATTGCATCTCTGCCGGCTGGCTACAC
The DNA window shown above is from Agrobacterium tumefaciens and carries:
- the ftsZ gene encoding cell division protein FtsZ, whose product is MQSTTVVSPPGITLLKPRIAVIGVGGGGGNAVNNMIAQDLEGAEFIVANTDAQALSMSKAPRLIQLGPTVTEGLGAGSLADIGQAAAEESIDEIMDHLDGTHMCFVTAGMGGGTGTGAAPVIARAARKAGILTVGVVTMPFTFEGTQRMRTARQGIERLSECADTVIVIPNQNLFRVADAKTTFADAFEMADHVLHAGVSSVIDLIVKEGLINLDFADVRSVMRDMGRAVMGTGEATGDARARYAAEAAIANPLFDEASVPGAKGLLVSISGGPDMTLFDVDEAATRVREEVDDDANIVVGATFNDALEGRLRVSVVATGLRQPAEVIHLSERMA
- the fabF gene encoding beta-ketoacyl-ACP synthase II; amino-acid sequence: MRRVVVTGMGAVSPLGANVDISWSRLLAGKSGIRRLGDDIVGDLPSKIGGVVPSLAEDPEGGFDPDRTLPPKDQRKVDRFIIFALAAAEEALAQANWKPASEEEKLRTATIIASGIGGFPAITEAVRTVDQRGVRRLSPFTIPSFLVNLAAGQVSIRHGFRGPLGAPVTACAAGVQAIGDAARLIKSNEADIAVCGGTEACMNIVSLGGFAAARSLSTGFNETPAKASRPFDTARDGFVMGEGAGILVIEALSHALARGATPIAELVGYGTTADAHHITSGPEDGSGARRAMQIAIAQAGIAPHEIGHLNAHATSTPVGDLGELRAIKSLFGQKKSIAVSGTKSATGHLLGAAGGLEAIFTILALQHQIAPPTLNLSSPDLEANGIDFVANDARPLDVEYAISNGFGFGGVNASAVFRRWPKRGSHTP
- a CDS encoding TetR/AcrR family transcriptional regulator; its protein translation is MRVSRVQAEENRERVINVASRLFREHGFDGIGLKDLMKGAGLTQGGFYKQFASKDDLAALASRRALESATRRWSDAAADTSDPLESIIRFYLSKDHSGEKAEGCPLVALGSDAARQTAEVRRPFEDGIRAHFEVLEELIGEGDDIARSEKAMAILSMMVGAVTLSRIIEDEALSTGVLDAAASEVRRIAGRDGSD
- a CDS encoding efflux RND transporter periplasmic adaptor subunit; the encoded protein is MKRKLVVTAAAVLALAAGGAAALLLPAQAPEAKAADPRTLAPLVNLATARLPGNSSSSFTGTVGARVQSNLGFRVPGKIVERFVDVGKQVSAGQPLMRLDETDLRLALTAKRNAVIAAQATFVQAKADEKRFAVLVKTSAASTQQYERSKALLDTATAQLAAAQAEANVAENEARYTVLVADADGTIVETLGEPGQVVTAGQPVVRLAKSGPREAIVWLPETMRPDIGVQASASVYGRNDAEKAELRQISDSADQQTRTYETRWVLEGEAANAPLGATVTIEIENRDAQDHAELPIGALLDDGTRTGVWVIDQQSSVVKFRDVNVERVGEENVIVTNVKPGEEVVALGAHLLKDGAQVRTSVATKEAAN
- a CDS encoding efflux RND transporter permease subunit codes for the protein MNLNLSALAVRERAVTLFFIVLLSLAGAYAFVKLGRAEDPSFTIKTLTVTTVWPGATAREMQDLVAEPLEKRIQELAWYDRVETTTRPGFAYLTVTLKDNTPPSAVAEEFYQARKKLGDEARNLPQGVLGPFVNDEYSDVSFGLYALKAQGMPMRDLVREAEKIRQDMLHVPGVKKINILGEQPEQIFVEFSYQKLATLGISPQDIAAALQRRNTVTPAGSIDTQGPQVFIRLDGAYDSVQSIADTPIVASGRALKLSDIAEVRRGYQDPTGYIIRHDGEPAIMLGVVMQQGWNGLELGKALEERSSQIAQSLPLGITLTKVSDQAVNIDAAVGEFMVKFAMALGVVLFVSLVALGWRVGIVVALAVPLTLAVVFIIMLETGRFFDRITLGALILALGLLVDDAIIAIEVMVVKMEEGMDRIRAAAYAWSHTAAPMLSGTLVTIIGLMPVGFASSAAGEYAGNIFWIVGFALIVSWFVAVIFTPYLGVKLLPDIKPVEGGHHAIYDTPNYRRLRGAIEFTVKHKFLTCTIVGVVMALSVVGMGAVKQQFFPTSDRPEVLVEVRLPEGTSIETTTATVKKLEAWLKQQPETKIATSYIGQGAPRFFFAMSPELPDSAFAKIVVLTSDAHERETLKLRLREAVAQGLAPEAFVRVTQLVFGPYTPFPVEFRIMGPDPDKLYKISEQALALMNTVPDVRSANRDWGNRTPVVRFVPDQDRLNLIGMSSAEAAQQIQLLLSGVPVTQVRENIRNVPVVARSAGEIRLDPARLADFSLVTRDGRAIPLDQIGHTEVRFEEPILKRRDRTPVVTVRSDINEATQPPEVSQQVMTALQPLIASLPAGYTIEMGGNIEESLKANTALVKVFPLMIAATLIVIILQVRSLSTMTMVMLTAPLGLAGVVPTLILFNQPFGFNAILGLIGLAGILMRNTLILTEQIKENKAAGLDDYHAVIEATVQRTRPVILTALAAVLAFIPLTHSVFWGSMAYTLIGGTAVGTLIILLFLPALYAAWFRIKPPKAEMYSTEHGNTERTQHSLAAE